A stretch of Perognathus longimembris pacificus isolate PPM17 chromosome 1, ASM2315922v1, whole genome shotgun sequence DNA encodes these proteins:
- the LOC125356305 gene encoding olfactory receptor 50-like, which yields MKNNQNNVSEFILLGLPSRPEEQGLCYALFLAIYLTTVLGNLLIILLIQLDSRLHTPMYFFLSHLAFTDVSFSSVTAPKMLMNMLTQSRSISYAGCISQVYFFLFFGDLDSFLLTSMAYDRYVAICHPLHYTTIMSQKLCFLLVIVSWALSSAVALVHTLLLARLSFYGDNTVPHFFCDLSALLKLSSTDTTVNELVILTVGLVVITVPFLCILVSYGRIGATILRAPSMKGICKALSTCGSHLTVVSLYYGPIIGIYFVHSSSDTNDKDVIVAVLYTLLTPMLNPFIYILRNRDMKGALKKLFSRGKFSV from the coding sequence ATGAAGAATAATCAGAACAATGTGTCTGAGTTCATACTCTTGGGGCTTCCCAGCAGGCCAGAGGAGCAAGGCCTGTGCTATGCCCTTTTCCTGGCCATCTACCTGACCACGGTGCTGGGGAACCTGCTCATCATCCTGCTCATCCAGCTGGACTCCCGcctccacacccccatgtacttcttcctcagccACCTGGCTTTCACTGAtgtctctttctcctctgtcacAGCGCCAAAGATGCTCATGAACATGCTGACTCAGAGCCGGTCCATCTCATATGCTGGGTGCATTTCCCAggtgtattttttcttattttttggagATCTCGACAGCTTTCTCCTCACCTCAATGGCCTATGATAGATATGTGGCCATCTGTCACCCTCTGCACTACACCACCATCATGAGTCAGAAGCTGTGTTTCCTGCTAGTTAttgtgtcctgggccttgtcctCTGCAGTTGCTCTTGTGCACACCCTCCTCCTAGCTCGCCTCTCTTTCTATGGAGACAACACTGTGCCCCATTTCTTCTGTGACCTCTCTGCCTTACTTAAGCTGTCCAGCACAGACACCACAGTCAATGAGCTGGTTATCCTCACTGTGGGATTGGTGGTCATTACTGTGCCATTCCTATGCATTCTGGTCTCCTATGGCCGCATTGGAGCCACCATCTTGAGAGCTCCCTCCATGAAGGGCATCTGCAAAGCCCTGTCCACATGTGGCTCCCACCTCACTGTGGTTTCTCTGTACTATGGACCAATTATTGGAATCTACTTTGTTCACTCCTCCAGTGACACTAATGACAAGGATGTCATTGTGGCTGTCCTGTATACGCTGCTCACACCTATGTTAAATCCCTTTATCTACATTCTGAGGAATCGGGATATGAAAGGAGCTCTGAAAAAATTGTTCAGTAGAGGAAAGTTCTCAGTGTGA